The following proteins are encoded in a genomic region of Oncorhynchus masou masou isolate Uvic2021 chromosome 32, UVic_Omas_1.1, whole genome shotgun sequence:
- the LOC135526726 gene encoding cyclin-G1-like isoform X1: protein MLPTVTGPGALPFAVQLKALTDQEFRYQPKLSGLRIIETAHDNGLRMTARLREYEVRDLLSLTRFFGFSAETFSLAVNLLDRFLAVMKIQPKHLSCVGLSCFYIAVKTSEEGKNVPVANELIRISQNRFTVSDMMRMEKIILEKLYWKVKAPTALHFLRLFYSRIQDTLEDDCKEILNIERLEAQLKACHCSFTFSKVKPSLLALSLLALEFQEQHDHEHVDKLLNAFKSLQQQLTVREGELVIVTELVMKCLIEYSTTRVSRPNSQRLRWILSGRTQRTLKHSYYKIAHMPTIPESAY, encoded by the exons ATGCTTCCCACAGTGACTGGACCAGGGGCTCTGCCCTTTGCCGTGCAGTTGAAGGCTCTGACTGACCAGGAGTTCAGGTACCAGCCCAAGCTGAGCGGGCTGAGGATCATTGAGACGGCCCATGACAACGGCCTGAGGATGACCGCCCGGCTCAGGGAGTACGAGGTGAGGGACCTCCTGTCTCTGACCAGGTTCTTTGGCTTCAGCGCAGAGACCTTCTCCCTGGCCGTCAACCTGCTGGACCGCTTCCTCGCTGTCATGAAG ATCCAGCCGAAGCACCTGTCATGCGTGGGCCTGTCCTGTTTCTACATCGCTGTGAAGACGTCGGAGGAGGGGAAGAATGTCCCCGTGGCCAACGAGCTGATCCGGATCAGCCAGAACCGTTTCACTGTGTCTGACATGATGAGGATGGAGAAGATCATTCTGGAGAAGCTCTACTGGAAGGTCAAAGCCCCCACGGCCCTCCACTTCCTCAGGCTGTTTTACAGCCGTATACAGGACACGCTTGAGGATGACTG CAAGGAGATCCTGAACATTGAAAGACTAGAAGCCCAGCTGAAAGCCTGCCATTGCTCTTTCACTTTCTCCAAAGTCAAG CCCTCTCTGCTTGCCTTGTCCTTGTTGGCCCTGGAGTTTCAGGAGCAGCATGACCATGAGCATGTAGACAAGCTGCTAAACGCCTTCAAGTCTCTCCAGCAGCAACTCACT GTCCGAGAAGGAGAACTGGTCATCGTGACAGAGTTGGTTATGAAGTGTCTCATTGAGTATTCAACCACCAGGGTCTCCAGGCCCAACAGCCAGAGGCTTCGTTGGATCCTCTCTGGCAGAACGCAACGCACGTTGAAACACAGCTACTACAAGATCGCCCATATGCCCACAATCCCCGAGTCCGCCTACTGA
- the LOC135526726 gene encoding cyclin-G1-like isoform X2, translated as MLPTVTGPGALPFAVQLKALTDQEFRYQPKLSGLRIIETAHDNGLRMTARLREYEVRDLLSLTRFFGFSAETFSLAVNLLDRFLAVMKIQPKHLSCVGLSCFYIAVKTSEEGKNVPVANELIRISQNRFTVSDMMRMEKIILEKLYWKVKAPTALHFLRLFYSRIQDTLEDDCKEILNIERLEAQLKACHCSFTFSKVKPSLLALSLLALEFQEQHDHEHVDKLLNAFKSLQQQLTGIQRKTFEMFCNGKREKRRAQRK; from the exons ATGCTTCCCACAGTGACTGGACCAGGGGCTCTGCCCTTTGCCGTGCAGTTGAAGGCTCTGACTGACCAGGAGTTCAGGTACCAGCCCAAGCTGAGCGGGCTGAGGATCATTGAGACGGCCCATGACAACGGCCTGAGGATGACCGCCCGGCTCAGGGAGTACGAGGTGAGGGACCTCCTGTCTCTGACCAGGTTCTTTGGCTTCAGCGCAGAGACCTTCTCCCTGGCCGTCAACCTGCTGGACCGCTTCCTCGCTGTCATGAAG ATCCAGCCGAAGCACCTGTCATGCGTGGGCCTGTCCTGTTTCTACATCGCTGTGAAGACGTCGGAGGAGGGGAAGAATGTCCCCGTGGCCAACGAGCTGATCCGGATCAGCCAGAACCGTTTCACTGTGTCTGACATGATGAGGATGGAGAAGATCATTCTGGAGAAGCTCTACTGGAAGGTCAAAGCCCCCACGGCCCTCCACTTCCTCAGGCTGTTTTACAGCCGTATACAGGACACGCTTGAGGATGACTG CAAGGAGATCCTGAACATTGAAAGACTAGAAGCCCAGCTGAAAGCCTGCCATTGCTCTTTCACTTTCTCCAAAGTCAAG CCCTCTCTGCTTGCCTTGTCCTTGTTGGCCCTGGAGTTTCAGGAGCAGCATGACCATGAGCATGTAGACAAGCTGCTAAACGCCTTCAAGTCTCTCCAGCAGCAACTCACT GGCATACAACGGAAAACGTTTGaaatgttttgcaacggaaaacgAGAGAAAAGACGCGCTCAAAGAAAAtga